The proteins below are encoded in one region of Mangifera indica cultivar Alphonso chromosome 7, CATAS_Mindica_2.1, whole genome shotgun sequence:
- the LOC123221630 gene encoding E3 ubiquitin-protein ligase RHF1A-like — MASSSSTVPSLCENHIISASSSAAVDDSFEDACSICLEPFSTANPATVTSCKHEYHLQCILEWSQRSKECPICWQLFVLQDPASQELLAAVESERCPKSRNITSSVPSPFHQEFDFGLDPTYTDYPEIEERVMQHLATARYFRRRELQRAAGLDHSQVLVFTSAANAPGMLSSNTTSPDSSCSSSEGDTATSSIQSAASIQHSSFLSGAAVTRDGPFRPRVIFRKPQPDSPRGSNPTEILSLSDSIKSKWSAASARYKESISKSTRGLKERLLARNNSVKELSKEVQREMSAGIAGVAKMIERLDLASKRTGNSVPTSGCTVGTSSVLFKGKGVQESAINKKSGEVSPDNGSDVPPPVTGGTNPGQLEVMHAQRL; from the exons ATGGCCTCCTCCTCTTCTACTGTTCCTTCTCTATGCGAAAATCATATCATTTCCGCTTCGTCTTCTGCTGCTGTTGATGACTCTTTCGAAGACGCTTGCAGTATCTGTCTCGAGCCTTTCTCCACCGCCAACCCTGCCACT GTTACTAGCTGCAAACATGAATATCACCTTCAGTGTATCCTGGAATG gTCCCAAAGAAGCAAAGAGTGTCCAATATGTTGGCAGCTATTTGTCCTGCAGGACCCGGCCAG CCAAGAGCTTCTAGCTGCCGTTGAGAGTGAAAGGTGCCCCAAGTCAAGGAACATAACTTCCTCTGTGCCCAGTCCTTTTCATCAGGAATTTGATTTTGGACTG GACCCCACTTACACGGATTATCCCGAAATTGAAGAGCGTGTTATGCAGCATCTAGCTACTGCACGTTATTTTCGCAGAAGAGAGTTGCAGAGAGCTGCTGGACTTGATCATTCGCAAGTTCTAGTTTTTACTTCTGCTGCAAATGCTCCTGGAATGTTGTCATCAAACACAACTTCACCAGATTCTAGCTGTTCATCATCTGAGGGGGATACCGCAACTTCTAGCATACAATCGGCTGCCAGTATTCAACATTCCTCATTTCTTTCTGGTGCTGCTGTAACCAGAGATGGCCCTTTTAGACCCAG agttATCTTTAGAAAGCCACAACCTGATAGTCCAAGGGGATCAAACCCAACCGAGATTCTCTCATTATCAGATTCTATCAAATCTAAATGGTCTGCTGCTTCAGCCAG ATATAAGGAATCAATCTCAAAAAGTACTAGAGGTCTTAAGGAGAGGTTGCTTGCTCGCAATAACTCTGTTAAGGAGTTAAGCAAGGAAGTGCAGCGTGAGATGAGTGCAGGAATTGCTGGTGTTGCAAAAATGATTGAGCGCCTAGATCTTGCCTCAAAACGAACTGGAAATTCTGTTCCTACTTCTGGTTGCACAGTGGGGACATCTAGTGTCTTATTTAAAGGAAAGGGTGTGCAAGAGAGTGCTATTAATAAGAAAAGTGGGGAAGTTTCACCAGATAATGGTTCAGATGTACCCCCTCCTGTCACTGGTGGTACCAACCCAGGTCAATTGGAAGTGATGCATGCACAG AGACTTTGA